In Nerophis ophidion isolate RoL-2023_Sa linkage group LG02, RoL_Noph_v1.0, whole genome shotgun sequence, one DNA window encodes the following:
- the mmel1 gene encoding membrane metallo-endopeptidase-like 1 → MGKSESQMDIMEKSSKPGKHRWTVAEIGLSVLLLLLSCALAGLVVLYTSVLKEQSHRSSLTRSSAGVGGQLFRSNLDNVCTTADCVTAASRLLQNMDPSVKPCDNFYQYACGGWLERHIIPETSSRHSVFDILRDKLEIVLKGVLETENEEDREAIKKAKILYSSCMNESLIEQRDSQPLLKLIDGNWPVASDDWNTTTEEAWSLEDTLATLTAHYHKKVLLDMYVWTDDRDSRRHIVYIDQPGLGMPSRDYYFNDGNYKKVREAYLNFMVSIAKITREDKNLTQEDDRVWEEMMHVLDLEIDIANATSPAEERQDVTVLYNKMTLSELHATFSFNGFNWTRFVHGVLSSVSLNVELEEEVVVYGSPYLDKMNEVLSRHSVRTLQNYLTWQLVSDRVNSLSRRFKDARARYRKVLYGTTVEDAGWRECVRYVQSSMENAVGALYVRETFAGESKRMVSDLIRKIQTAYVETLEELSWMDVTSKEKAREKAMSIKEHIGYPDHILQNSNHKLDQEYAHLNFSEEHYFENVLENLKSEAHKSLKKLREPVDPNLWIIGAAVVNAFYSPNRNQIVFPAGILQPPFFSKHQQQALNFGGIGMVIGHEITHGFDDNGRNFDKDGNMLNWWSNYSAEHFKEQSQCMVQQYGKFNWKLAGGQNVSGVSTLGENIADNGGVRQAFKAYLKWVEKEGEEPRLPGLDMDHKQLFFLNFAQVWCGAYRPEYASQSIKTDSHSPLEYRVLGSLQNFEAFSEAFQCKKGSPMNPEQKCRVW, encoded by the exons ATGGGCAAATCGGAAAGCCAAATGGACATCATGGAGAAATCAAGCAAACCTGGCAAACATCGTTGGACGGTGGCAGAGATCGGTCTGTCTGTGCTCCTGCTGCTGCTCAGCTGTGCCTTGGCCGGACTCGTGGTCCTCTACACGTCTGTCCTGAAAG AACAATCTCACAGGTCGAGCCTGACGCGGAGCTCGGCAGGCGTCGGAG GTCAGCTGTTTCGCTCCAATCTGGACAATGTGTGCACGACTGCAGACTGTGTTACAGCAG CGTCCCGCCTCCTGCAGAACATGGATCCATCCGTGAAGCCTTGTGATAACTTCTACCAGTACGCCTGTGGGGGCTGGCTGGAGCGCCACATCATCCCGGAGACCAGCTCGCGCCACAGCGTCTTTGACATTCTGAGGGACAAGCTGGAGATTGTGCTCAAAG GTGTTCTCGAGACTGAGAATGAAGAAGACAGAGAAGCCATCAAGAAGGCCAAAATCCTCTACAGCTCCTGCATGAACGAGA GCCTCATAGAGCAGCGAGACTCCCAGCCCCTCCTGAAGCTCATAGACGGTAACTGGCCAGTGGCATCTGATGATTGGAACACCACCACTG AAGAAGCATGGAGCCTTGAGGACACTCTGGCTACACTGACAGCTCATTATCACAAGAAGGTCCTGCTGGACATGTACGTGTGGACCGACGACCGGGACTCTCGGCGCCATATTGTTTAC ATTGACCAGCCAGGACTTGGGATGCCATCGAGAGATTATTACTTTAATGATGGGAACTACAAAAAG GTTCGAGAGGCCTACCTGAACTTCATGGTCTCCATCGCTAAAATAACCCGTGAGGACAAAAACTTGACGCAGGAGGACGACCGTGTGTGGGAGGAAATGATGCATGTGTTGGACCTGGAGATAGACATCGCCAAC GCCACATCCCCGGCTGAGGAGAGACAGGACGTCACGGTTCTTTACAACAAAATGACGCTTAGTGAGCTGCATGCCACATTCAGCTTCAAC GGTTTTAATTGGACCCGGTTTGTTCACGGGGTTCTATCCAGCGTATCCCTTAATGTGGAGCTGGAAGAGGAAGTAGTGGTGTATGGCTCGCCCTACCTTGACAAGATGAATGAAGTCCTCTCCAGACACAGTGTCAG AACTTTGCAGAACTACCTCACCTGGCAGCTCGTCAGCGACAGAGTGAACAGCTTGAGTCGCCGCTTCAAAGATGCAAGGGCTCGTTACAGAAAG GTCCTGTACGGGACCACAGTGGAGGACGCTGGGTGGCGGGAATGTGTCCGTTACGTCCAGAGCAGCATGGAGAATGCAGTTGGAGCTCTTTATGTGCGGGAGACCTTTGCCGGAGAAAGCAAACGGATG GTCAGTGACCTCATCAGGAAGATCCAGACAGCATATGTAGAAACCCTGGAGGAGCTAAGCTGGATGGACGTGACCTCCAAGGAGAAAGCTAGAGAAAAG GCCATGTCCATCAAGGAGCATATTGGCTATCCAGATCACATTCTACAAAACAGTAACCACAAGCTGGACCAAGAGTATGCTCAT TTAAATTTCAGCGAGGAACACTACTTTGAGAACGTCCTAGAGAATCTTAAGTCCGAAGCCCACAAGAGTCTGAAGAAGCTGAGAGAGCCAGTGGATCCCAACTT GTGGATCATTGGCGCTGCTGTGGTGAATGCTTTTTACTCTCCCAATAGAAACCAGATTG TGTTTCCAGCAGGTATTCTGCAGCCACCTTTCTTCAGTAAACATCAGCAGCAGGCTCTGAATTTTGGTGGAATCGGAATGGTCATCGGCCACGAGATCACACATGGATTTGATGACAATG GGCGCAATTTCGACAAGGACGGGAACATGCTGAACTGGTGGAGCAATTACTCTGCAGAGCACTTTAAGGAGCAGTCACAGTGCATGGTGCAGCAGTACGGAAAATTCAACTGGAAGCTAGCCGGTGGGCAAAAT GTGAGTGGAGTCAGCACGTTAGGCGAGAACATTGCTGACAACGGAGGGGTTCGTCAAGCCTTTAAG GCTTATCTTAAGTGGGTGGAGAAAGAGGGGGAGGAGCCTCGTCTGCCCGGTCTGGACATGGACCACAAGCAGCTTTTCTTTCTTAACTTTGCGCAA GTTTGGTGTGGTGCTTATCGACCCGAATACGCCAGCCAATCCATTAAGACTGACTCCCACAGCCCTTTAGAATACAG